The DNA region TCACCTTCGCGTGCCGGCTCGCGCCGGGGCTCGACGCCGATGCAGTGCGCGCGCTGCGCGACGCGTTCGTCGGCGTGCTGGAATCGCGCGGGCTCGCGGCCGCGGGCGGTGGCGATGCGACGTGGCACCACGTCATCTCGCGCGACGGCGGGCAGGCGATCGACGCCGACCGCGAGGCGCTGGAGGCGTGGGCGGACGCGCGCGCCGAGATCGTCGAGGCGACGGTCGGCCCGCTGCAGGACCTCACCGACGTGGAGAGTCGGAATGCCATCGGTTGACCTGACGCGCACTGCCGCGCTGCTCGCGTCCCTGCTGCTCGCCGCGTCGCCGGGGCGCGCCCAGACGTCGGCGCCGGTGCCCGTGCGCAAGTCCGTGCCCGACACGATCGCGGGCGTCGCGCCGCTGGCGATCGGGGAGACGTTCAC from Roseisolibacter agri includes:
- a CDS encoding 50S ribosome-binding protein YggL; this translates as MSAPCPEYGFTFACRLAPGLDADAVRALRDAFVGVLESRGLAAAGGGDATWHHVISRDGGQAIDADREALEAWADARAEIVEATVGPLQDLTDVESRNAIG